The Mesobacillus jeotgali genome window below encodes:
- a CDS encoding MoxR family ATPase, which produces MRNQMNPTVERILGNIDKVMTGKRNVAELSLIALLAGGHVLLEDVPGVGKTMMVRALAKSVSAKFRRIQFTPDLLPSDVTGVSIYNPKEMEFEFRPGPIMGNIILADEINRTSPKTQSALLEGMEEHSVTVDGVTHILGKPFFVMATQNPIDYEGTYPLPEAQLDRFLLKMKMGYPAPDEEMEVLNRAQRNLPIEDLQPVVSLEDLRDLQQSIKEVVVDDTIKRYIVELAGRTRGHSSVYLGVSPRGSIALMKAAQAYAFIYGRDYVIPDDVQYLAPYVFAHRIILKSEARFEGITTENVVNRVLARVPVPVQRLVK; this is translated from the coding sequence ATGAGGAATCAGATGAATCCAACAGTCGAAAGAATACTGGGGAATATTGATAAGGTTATGACGGGAAAGCGCAATGTGGCTGAGCTAAGCTTGATTGCGCTGCTTGCTGGAGGACATGTGCTCCTTGAGGACGTGCCGGGTGTCGGCAAGACGATGATGGTCCGCGCGCTGGCGAAATCCGTGAGTGCAAAATTCAGGAGGATTCAATTCACACCAGACCTGTTGCCATCTGATGTAACAGGGGTTTCGATTTACAACCCGAAAGAGATGGAGTTTGAATTCAGGCCAGGGCCAATCATGGGCAATATCATTCTGGCCGATGAAATCAACCGAACATCTCCAAAGACACAGTCGGCTTTGCTTGAAGGGATGGAAGAGCATAGTGTGACGGTGGACGGAGTGACGCATATACTTGGCAAGCCGTTTTTCGTTATGGCGACACAGAACCCGATTGATTATGAGGGTACATATCCACTGCCGGAAGCACAGCTTGACCGTTTCCTTTTAAAAATGAAGATGGGCTATCCTGCCCCGGATGAAGAAATGGAAGTTTTGAACCGGGCGCAGCGGAATCTCCCGATCGAAGATTTGCAGCCTGTTGTATCACTTGAAGATTTGCGCGACCTGCAGCAAAGCATCAAAGAAGTGGTAGTAGATGATACGATCAAGCGATACATTGTGGAGCTGGCCGGCCGGACGCGAGGCCATTCAAGTGTATACCTTGGTGTGAGCCCTCGTGGATCAATTGCTTTGATGAAAGCAGCCCAGGCTTATGCGTTTATTTATGGAAGGGATTATGTCATTCCTGATGATGTCCAGTACCTTGCTCCATATGTGTTCGCCCACAGGATCATTTTGAAATCGGAGGCCAGGTTCGAAGGGATTACCACCGAGAATGTCGTCAACAGGGTGTTGGCGAGAGTGCCTGTGCCGGTCCAAAGGCTCGTGAAGTAA
- a CDS encoding DUF58 domain-containing protein: MKKYFQKFKEVWKLIVLLLLILITFSYAMFQGGFVSWFLFYSFLPFALYALGLALYSIKDIKAERVYTKQEYNAGEKFKASVVLDRKVSFPLFYAIAEEEAGDTLTGNRDIEKAKTMLFPGFNRAFGFDYSIENLPRGEHTLLGIKFKTGDPLGLIEKEKILPAESKILVYPAYQDMIYRPAAHHFDQGMTASKERVQRDTSMAIGVREYQPGDRFSWINWKATARRNDIMTKEFEQRQSHDVTILMDCAPDPRFEVVVSFTASVLRAILRKGAQVGLLTLSSERKAFPARGGEAQQQQLLYHLAKIKDESPVPFNRVLETESFLAQQNNSIMLITAQLTKELIEKAAFYNQRNGSVSIFLIKNRQESPTNTEKNLRASANARGIHLVMVHEGQFSKAFSEVNRG; this comes from the coding sequence ATGAAGAAATATTTCCAAAAGTTCAAAGAGGTTTGGAAACTTATCGTTTTACTGTTATTGATTCTGATTACCTTTTCATATGCCATGTTCCAGGGAGGCTTTGTCAGCTGGTTCCTGTTTTACAGCTTCTTGCCATTCGCTCTTTACGCCCTGGGCCTTGCCTTGTATTCGATAAAGGACATCAAGGCAGAAAGGGTGTATACGAAGCAGGAGTATAACGCAGGGGAGAAGTTCAAAGCAAGTGTCGTGCTGGATAGGAAAGTGTCTTTCCCATTGTTTTACGCAATTGCCGAGGAAGAGGCAGGGGATACATTGACGGGGAACAGGGATATCGAAAAAGCGAAAACGATGCTGTTTCCAGGATTCAACCGGGCATTCGGCTTTGACTATTCCATAGAAAATCTTCCCCGTGGTGAACATACTTTGCTGGGCATCAAGTTTAAAACAGGAGATCCGCTCGGGTTGATTGAAAAGGAAAAGATCCTGCCGGCCGAAAGCAAGATACTCGTGTATCCTGCTTATCAGGATATGATTTATAGGCCAGCAGCACATCATTTCGACCAGGGAATGACCGCTTCGAAGGAACGTGTCCAGCGGGATACGTCAATGGCTATTGGTGTCCGTGAATACCAGCCGGGAGACCGTTTCTCATGGATCAACTGGAAGGCGACCGCTAGACGGAATGACATTATGACGAAGGAATTCGAACAGAGACAGTCACATGACGTGACCATATTGATGGATTGTGCCCCAGATCCGCGCTTCGAGGTTGTCGTTTCTTTCACCGCTTCCGTCCTCAGGGCGATCTTACGAAAAGGCGCCCAGGTGGGGTTATTGACATTGAGTTCTGAACGGAAGGCGTTCCCTGCTCGCGGCGGTGAAGCCCAGCAGCAACAGCTTCTTTACCATCTGGCTAAAATCAAGGATGAAAGTCCTGTCCCGTTTAACCGGGTTCTTGAAACAGAGAGCTTTTTAGCACAGCAGAACAATTCAATCATGCTGATCACCGCCCAGTTGACGAAAGAGCTGATCGAAAAGGCAGCCTTCTACAATCAGCGGAATGGTTCGGTGAGCATCTTCCTGATCAAAAATCGTCAGGAATCACCGACAAATACGGAGAAGAACTTAAGGGCGTCGGCAAATGCGAGGGGCATCCATCTTGTGATGGTGCATGAGGGACAGTTCTCGAAAGCCTTCTCGGAGGTGAATAGAGGTTGA
- a CDS encoding VCBS repeat-containing protein — MQNYYYNPNARSTTVVAFARGDVNGDKIPDRVYVTGTKESDVAIIKNLTLVIQDGVTGILTQVPLNENMGYNPTLFLGDLTGDGVRDILITIPTGGSGGTTYNYVYTFVHNNLRLLFDSDVYNQMYQYEVTYKNDYKVEVFSSINNTKYLIDLTLREPEYLNEIYDTNGKLKSAVTGWVDPISGLYPIDFDSNKIYELLVYQKIAGRYHADSLGFIQNRLKWNGSMFVFDFQDLAIFGFQAE; from the coding sequence ATGCAAAATTATTATTATAATCCAAATGCCAGGAGTACAACTGTCGTAGCTTTTGCAAGGGGAGATGTGAATGGTGACAAGATCCCAGACAGAGTGTATGTTACTGGCACCAAAGAATCTGATGTTGCGATCATTAAAAACTTGACGCTTGTCATCCAGGACGGAGTGACAGGAATCCTCACACAGGTTCCTCTTAATGAAAATATGGGTTATAATCCGACTTTGTTTCTGGGTGATCTTACCGGAGATGGAGTAAGGGATATCTTGATTACGATACCAACAGGGGGAAGTGGGGGGACAACTTACAATTATGTTTATACATTCGTTCATAACAATCTGCGCTTGTTATTCGACTCGGATGTCTATAACCAGATGTACCAATATGAAGTTACCTATAAAAATGACTACAAGGTTGAAGTGTTCAGCAGCATAAATAATACCAAATATCTTATAGATTTGACCCTGAGAGAGCCAGAATATTTGAATGAGATATACGATACAAACGGGAAGCTTAAGTCAGCTGTCACCGGATGGGTGGATCCGATAAGCGGTTTATATCCAATCGACTTTGATTCAAACAAAATATATGAACTACTGGTCTATCAGAAAATTGCAGGAAGATACCACGCAGATTCATTGGGCTTTATACAGAATAGATTAAAATGGAATGGCTCCATGTTCGTATTTGATTTTCAGGATTTAGCTATTTTTGGTTTTCAAGCTGAATAA
- a CDS encoding CopY/TcrY family copper transport repressor, with the protein MLKEEKLEITDSEWEVMRVVWTRKKATSKEIIDVLQDKKDWKPATTKTFIGRLVKKGALNTEASGKKFIYTAAVSEGESLKSLKAGLFNHICNTAVGKTIADLIAEATLSHDDIAMLEEVLQSKKKNAVDLIVCNCVPGQCHCKENLDMDCH; encoded by the coding sequence ATGCTAAAGGAAGAAAAGTTAGAGATTACTGATTCTGAATGGGAAGTAATGAGGGTTGTTTGGACGCGCAAGAAGGCGACCAGCAAAGAGATCATCGATGTGCTTCAGGATAAGAAAGACTGGAAGCCTGCGACTACGAAAACCTTCATTGGCCGCCTTGTCAAAAAAGGTGCCCTGAACACAGAGGCGTCTGGAAAAAAATTTATATACACTGCGGCTGTCAGTGAGGGGGAAAGCCTTAAATCACTGAAGGCTGGATTATTCAATCACATCTGCAATACGGCGGTAGGAAAAACAATCGCCGACCTCATTGCAGAAGCGACACTGAGCCATGACGATATTGCGATGCTTGAGGAAGTTTTACAGTCAAAGAAAAAGAATGCAGTAGATTTGATTGTCTGCAATTGCGTTCCGGGTCAGTGCCATTGCAAAGAAAATCTTGATATGGATTGCCATTAA
- a CDS encoding ECF transporter S component, with product MNAAYSTTKETTKTKVLVINALFIALTVVATMFINIRLPIMGNGGLIHMGNIPLFIAAFVYGRKTGAIAGAFGMGLFDIISGWALWAPFTFVIVGAMGYVAGLMAEKMPGKKVYVYSLAVIAALVIKIVGYYFTEVVLYGNWIQPFGSIPGNVMQVVIAGLIVIPLVGRMKKLL from the coding sequence ATGAATGCAGCATACTCAACAACTAAAGAAACAACTAAAACAAAAGTTTTAGTCATCAATGCTCTTTTTATTGCATTGACCGTTGTAGCAACCATGTTCATCAACATCAGGCTCCCAATTATGGGAAATGGAGGCCTGATCCATATGGGCAACATCCCTTTATTTATTGCCGCTTTCGTTTACGGCAGGAAAACAGGCGCGATAGCTGGAGCCTTCGGAATGGGCTTGTTCGACATCATCTCCGGATGGGCATTGTGGGCGCCATTCACTTTCGTTATCGTCGGTGCGATGGGCTATGTAGCTGGATTGATGGCTGAAAAAATGCCTGGCAAGAAAGTGTATGTGTACTCTCTTGCTGTTATCGCTGCACTTGTCATTAAAATCGTCGGCTACTATTTTACCGAAGTGGTCCTATACGGAAACTGGATCCAGCCATTCGGCTCAATCCCAGGAAACGTCATGCAGGTTGTCATTGCTGGTCTGATTGTCATCCCACTTGTGGGTCGCATGAAGAAGCTTTTATAA
- the groES gene encoding co-chaperone GroES — MIKPLGDRIIIELVESEEKTASGIVLPDTAKEKPQEGKVVAVGTGRVLENGERVALEVEVGNRIIFSKYAGTEVKYQGTEYLILRENDILAVVE, encoded by the coding sequence TTGATCAAGCCACTAGGAGATCGCATTATTATCGAGCTTGTTGAGTCTGAAGAAAAAACTGCAAGCGGTATCGTCTTACCCGACACAGCGAAAGAAAAACCTCAAGAAGGTAAAGTCGTAGCTGTTGGAACTGGCCGTGTACTTGAAAACGGCGAGCGTGTTGCTCTTGAAGTTGAAGTCGGAAACCGCATTATCTTCTCAAAATACGCAGGCACAGAAGTGAAGTACCAGGGAACTGAGTACCTGATCCTACGTGAAAACGACATTCTAGCTGTGGTTGAATAG
- a CDS encoding ABC transporter substrate-binding protein: MKKSLAVIVSGAMLLLAACGGGSNQASGEKKEKTVTIGITQIVEHPSLDAAREGFIEALKDAGYEEGKNLKIDYQNAQGDMNNNASIAQKFVSDKNDLILAIATASAQAAVQATKDIPVLFTAITDPVGAELVQSMEKPGGNATGTTDTHPDAIKNTIAAIKTFIPGVKKVGIIYNNGEPNSVVNVKNAKEALEAEGLEAVETTISASSEVKQAAESMVGRVDALYIPKDNTVVAALESVITVANDKDIPMFVGEGDSVKRGAFASYGLDYHDLGYTTGKMAVEILKGKKPADIPVGYPENLELVVNKKAAEEEGITLTEDMLKDAKIVGE, translated from the coding sequence ATGAAGAAGAGTTTGGCAGTCATAGTAAGCGGTGCGATGCTCCTGCTTGCCGCGTGTGGCGGCGGCAGTAACCAGGCAAGCGGTGAAAAGAAAGAGAAAACAGTTACTATTGGGATCACCCAGATTGTTGAGCATCCTTCACTGGATGCTGCGAGGGAAGGATTTATTGAAGCATTGAAAGATGCAGGCTATGAAGAGGGCAAGAATTTGAAGATTGATTACCAGAATGCCCAGGGTGACATGAATAACAATGCTTCGATTGCGCAAAAGTTTGTGTCTGATAAGAATGATCTTATTTTAGCGATTGCGACAGCGAGTGCCCAGGCGGCTGTCCAGGCGACAAAGGATATTCCTGTTTTATTCACGGCAATCACCGATCCTGTCGGTGCTGAGCTGGTTCAATCCATGGAGAAGCCTGGCGGAAATGCTACGGGTACAACCGATACGCATCCTGACGCCATCAAAAATACAATCGCTGCCATCAAAACATTCATCCCTGGTGTGAAGAAGGTGGGGATCATTTATAACAATGGAGAACCGAACTCTGTCGTCAATGTGAAAAATGCAAAAGAGGCATTGGAAGCAGAGGGACTTGAGGCAGTTGAGACGACTATTTCGGCCAGTTCAGAGGTTAAGCAGGCAGCTGAATCCATGGTTGGCCGTGTAGATGCCCTCTATATTCCAAAAGATAACACGGTTGTCGCCGCTCTCGAATCAGTGATCACTGTAGCCAATGATAAAGACATTCCAATGTTCGTTGGTGAAGGCGACTCGGTAAAACGTGGGGCATTCGCTTCCTACGGACTGGATTATCATGACCTTGGCTACACCACTGGTAAAATGGCAGTGGAAATTCTCAAGGGTAAAAAGCCTGCTGACATTCCGGTCGGCTATCCGGAGAACCTGGAATTGGTGGTCAACAAAAAGGCTGCTGAAGAAGAAGGAATCACCCTCACAGAGGATATGCTGAAGGACGCCAAAATCGTTGGTGAATAA
- a CDS encoding copper ion binding protein, whose product MEKIVLKIDGMTCGHCVGKVEKSLKSLPGVEVAKVDLKKGTAKVKYDNSKQTIDKMNEAVREAGYESKSTSKRWLI is encoded by the coding sequence ATGGAGAAGATTGTATTGAAGATAGATGGTATGACATGCGGACACTGTGTTGGAAAGGTTGAAAAGTCCTTGAAATCGCTCCCTGGCGTAGAAGTAGCCAAGGTGGATTTAAAGAAGGGTACAGCAAAAGTGAAATATGATAATTCGAAACAAACAATAGATAAGATGAATGAGGCGGTCCGTGAAGCTGGATATGAATCTAAATCCACATCCAAAAGGTGGCTGATATAG
- a CDS encoding heavy metal translocating P-type ATPase, with amino-acid sequence MTEKTLTIEGMTCASCAQSVEKAAKKLPGMQEASVNLATEKLKVNFDENALTIKDIQDAVEGAGYKAITDVVKKTFIINGMTCSSCVQSVEKATRKLDGVMESNVNMATEKMVIQFDPAAVTVADIKNAVADAGYEAQEDIGAENSADADREKKELHIKEMWRRFWISGVFTIPLLLVSMGHMLGLPLPEMIDPMHNPAAFAIVQLILTIPVMYLGKPFFTVGFKTLIKRHPNMDSLVALGTSAAFLYSLFATVMIVLGDVSYASNLYYESAAVILTLITLGKYFEALSKGKTSEAIKKLMGLAPKTAIVLKDGKEVEVSVDEVQVGDVVIVKPGEKMPVDGIVVEGSTSVDEAMLTGESIPVEKTVGSNIIGASINKTGTVRYEATKVGKDTALSQIIKLVEDAQGSKAPIAKMADIISGIFVPIVIVLAILTGLAWYFGGQTGLFAFTITISILVIACPCALGLATPTAIMVGTGKGAENGVLIKSGGALETAHKIDTIVFDKTGTITEGKPVVTDIVTVNGIAEEELLILAASAEKGSEHPLGEAIVRDAQMKGLSLAKTEGFNAIIGHGIEVMIQGQNLLLGNRKLMDDREIELADLAQTSDQLANEGKTPMYIARDGKIAGIIAVADTVKETSLKAVEKLHKMGIEVAMITGDNKRTAEAIARQVGIDRVLSEVLPEDKANEVKKLQDEGQKVAMVGDGINDAPALAQADIGIAIGSGTDVAMESADIVLMRSDLMDVPTAIELSKATIRNVKQNLFWAFAYNVVGIPIAMGILYLFGGPLLNPMIAGAAMSLSSVSVLLNALRLKAFKPSRV; translated from the coding sequence ATGACTGAAAAAACATTGACGATTGAAGGCATGACCTGTGCATCATGTGCGCAGTCTGTTGAAAAGGCTGCGAAAAAGCTGCCAGGCATGCAGGAAGCAAGTGTTAACCTGGCGACTGAAAAATTAAAGGTCAATTTTGATGAAAATGCGCTGACAATAAAAGACATCCAGGATGCTGTAGAGGGTGCGGGTTACAAGGCAATCACAGATGTTGTAAAAAAGACCTTCATCATTAATGGGATGACCTGTTCATCTTGCGTCCAGTCGGTTGAGAAAGCGACAAGGAAACTGGATGGAGTCATGGAATCAAATGTAAATATGGCAACAGAAAAAATGGTTATCCAATTCGATCCGGCCGCCGTTACGGTGGCTGACATCAAGAATGCAGTTGCTGATGCCGGCTATGAAGCACAGGAGGATATTGGCGCTGAGAATTCTGCTGATGCTGACAGAGAGAAAAAGGAATTGCATATCAAGGAAATGTGGAGACGCTTCTGGATATCCGGCGTGTTTACTATCCCATTGCTGCTTGTATCAATGGGCCATATGCTCGGATTGCCGCTTCCAGAGATGATTGACCCGATGCATAATCCGGCTGCATTTGCAATTGTCCAGCTAATCCTGACAATTCCAGTGATGTATCTAGGGAAGCCCTTTTTCACAGTTGGCTTCAAGACACTGATCAAGCGGCATCCTAACATGGATTCACTCGTTGCATTGGGTACTAGCGCGGCATTTCTCTATAGTCTGTTCGCGACAGTCATGATTGTCCTTGGCGATGTAAGCTACGCGAGCAACCTATACTATGAATCAGCGGCGGTTATTTTAACGTTAATTACGCTGGGTAAATACTTCGAAGCACTTTCAAAAGGTAAAACGTCTGAAGCAATCAAGAAGTTGATGGGTCTCGCACCGAAGACAGCTATTGTTTTAAAAGATGGAAAAGAAGTGGAAGTCTCTGTCGATGAAGTCCAGGTTGGCGATGTCGTTATCGTAAAACCAGGGGAAAAGATGCCTGTAGACGGGATCGTCGTCGAGGGATCGACTTCTGTAGATGAAGCGATGCTGACAGGAGAAAGCATTCCGGTCGAAAAAACAGTTGGCTCTAACATAATCGGTGCCAGCATCAATAAAACCGGGACAGTCCGTTATGAAGCAACAAAGGTCGGAAAGGATACAGCTCTTTCCCAAATCATAAAGCTGGTTGAAGATGCACAAGGATCAAAGGCGCCGATCGCGAAAATGGCGGATATCATATCGGGGATTTTTGTTCCAATCGTCATCGTACTTGCAATTCTTACGGGTCTTGCCTGGTACTTCGGAGGGCAGACAGGTCTCTTCGCATTTACGATCACGATTTCGATACTTGTCATTGCCTGCCCATGTGCGCTCGGTCTGGCGACCCCAACAGCTATTATGGTAGGTACGGGTAAAGGGGCCGAGAACGGCGTGCTGATAAAGAGCGGCGGGGCACTGGAAACTGCCCACAAGATTGATACCATAGTGTTTGATAAAACAGGTACGATCACTGAAGGAAAGCCTGTTGTGACTGATATTGTCACGGTTAATGGCATCGCAGAAGAGGAACTTCTCATCCTTGCAGCGTCCGCTGAAAAGGGTTCTGAACATCCGCTGGGCGAAGCAATCGTCAGGGATGCTCAGATGAAAGGTCTCAGCCTGGCAAAAACAGAAGGATTTAATGCAATTATCGGCCACGGAATCGAGGTAATGATTCAAGGTCAAAACTTGTTGCTTGGAAACCGCAAATTAATGGATGACCGTGAAATCGAACTCGCCGATTTGGCACAGACCTCTGACCAACTGGCTAACGAAGGCAAAACACCAATGTATATCGCAAGGGATGGTAAAATTGCCGGAATCATCGCAGTAGCTGATACGGTAAAAGAAACCAGTCTCAAGGCTGTTGAAAAGCTTCATAAAATGGGGATTGAAGTCGCAATGATTACCGGCGACAACAAACGCACAGCTGAAGCAATCGCCAGACAAGTCGGAATCGACCGCGTTTTGAGCGAAGTCCTGCCAGAAGACAAAGCAAATGAAGTCAAGAAGCTACAGGATGAGGGTCAGAAGGTTGCAATGGTCGGAGACGGCATCAATGACGCGCCTGCCCTTGCACAGGCTGACATTGGGATTGCCATTGGCTCCGGAACAGATGTCGCGATGGAGTCAGCCGATATCGTCCTGATGAGAAGCGATTTGATGGATGTACCGACTGCAATAGAATTAAGCAAAGCAACCATCCGTAACGTAAAACAAAACCTTTTCTGGGCATTTGCCTATAACGTCGTAGGGATTCCAATTGCAATGGGTATCCTTTACCTGTTCGGCGGACCATTGCTGAATCCAATGATTGCCGGAGCGGCCATGAGTCTAAGTTCGGTATCAGTATTGTTGAATGCATTAAGGTTAAAAGCTTTCAAGCCTTCAAGAGTATAA
- the groL gene encoding chaperonin GroEL (60 kDa chaperone family; promotes refolding of misfolded polypeptides especially under stressful conditions; forms two stacked rings of heptamers to form a barrel-shaped 14mer; ends can be capped by GroES; misfolded proteins enter the barrel where they are refolded when GroES binds), producing MAKEIKFSEEARRAMLRGVDSLANAVKVTLGPKGRNVVLEKKFGSPLITNDGVTIAKEIELEDAFENMGAKLVAEVASKTNDVAGDGTTTATVLAQAMIREGLKNVTAGANPMGIRKGMEKAVITAVEELKAISKPIEGKASIAQVAAISSADEEVGQLIAEAMERVGNDGVITIEESKGFTTELDVVEGMQFDRGYASPYMVTDSDKMEAVLENPYILITDKKIGSIQEILPVLEQVVQQGKPLLLVAEDVEGEALATLVVNKLRGTFNAVAVKAPGFGDRRKAMLEDIAALTGGEVITEELGRDLKSATITSLGRASKVVVTKENTTIVEGAGDSAAIESRVNQIRVQMEETTSEFDREKLQERLAKLAGGVAVIKVGAATETELKERKLRIEDALNSTRAAVEEGIVSGGGVALLNVYNKVAGIQAEGDEATGVNIVLRAMEEPVRQIAHNAGLEGSVIVERLKREEVGTGFNAATGEWVNMIEAGIVDPTKVTRSALQNAASVSAMFLTTEAVVADIPEPAGAGMPDMSGMGGMGGMM from the coding sequence ATGGCAAAAGAAATTAAGTTCAGTGAAGAAGCACGCCGCGCGATGCTTCGCGGGGTAGATTCTCTTGCAAATGCAGTAAAAGTAACTCTTGGACCAAAAGGACGCAACGTGGTTCTAGAGAAGAAATTCGGTTCACCTCTTATCACTAACGATGGTGTAACAATCGCAAAAGAAATCGAACTTGAAGATGCATTCGAAAACATGGGTGCTAAGCTTGTTGCTGAAGTAGCAAGCAAGACGAACGACGTTGCTGGTGACGGTACGACTACTGCAACAGTTCTTGCTCAAGCAATGATCCGTGAAGGTCTTAAGAACGTAACTGCCGGCGCTAACCCAATGGGCATCCGCAAAGGTATGGAAAAGGCTGTTATTACAGCTGTTGAAGAGCTTAAGGCTATCTCTAAGCCAATCGAAGGCAAAGCTTCTATCGCACAAGTTGCGGCAATCTCTTCTGCTGACGAAGAAGTCGGCCAATTGATTGCTGAAGCAATGGAGCGCGTGGGCAACGACGGCGTTATCACAATCGAAGAATCTAAAGGCTTCACTACAGAATTGGATGTTGTTGAAGGTATGCAGTTCGACCGTGGATATGCATCTCCTTACATGGTAACTGATTCTGATAAGATGGAAGCAGTTCTTGAAAATCCATATATCCTGATCACTGACAAGAAGATTGGCAGCATCCAGGAAATCCTTCCAGTCCTTGAGCAGGTTGTACAGCAAGGCAAGCCATTATTGCTTGTTGCTGAAGATGTTGAAGGTGAAGCACTTGCTACATTGGTAGTCAACAAGCTTCGCGGAACATTCAACGCAGTAGCTGTCAAGGCTCCTGGCTTCGGTGACCGCCGTAAGGCTATGCTTGAAGACATCGCTGCATTGACTGGCGGTGAAGTAATCACTGAAGAGCTTGGACGCGACCTTAAGTCTGCTACAATCACATCTCTTGGACGCGCTTCTAAAGTTGTGGTTACTAAAGAAAACACAACAATCGTTGAAGGTGCTGGAGACAGCGCTGCAATTGAAAGCCGCGTAAACCAGATTCGCGTTCAAATGGAGGAAACAACTTCTGAATTCGACCGTGAAAAGCTGCAAGAGCGTCTTGCTAAGCTAGCTGGCGGCGTTGCAGTCATCAAGGTTGGTGCTGCTACTGAAACTGAATTGAAAGAACGCAAGCTTCGCATTGAAGATGCCCTTAACTCAACTCGCGCTGCAGTTGAAGAAGGTATCGTATCAGGCGGTGGCGTAGCGCTTCTTAACGTATACAACAAAGTTGCTGGAATCCAAGCTGAAGGCGACGAAGCTACTGGCGTAAACATCGTCCTTCGCGCTATGGAAGAACCAGTTCGCCAAATCGCACACAACGCTGGCCTTGAAGGATCAGTTATCGTTGAGCGGCTGAAGCGCGAAGAAGTCGGCACAGGCTTCAACGCAGCAACTGGCGAGTGGGTAAACATGATCGAAGCTGGTATCGTTGACCCAACTAAGGTTACACGCTCTGCACTTCAAAACGCAGCATCCGTATCTGCAATGTTCCTGACTACTGAAGCAGTAGTTGCTGACATCCCAGAACCAGCTGGTGCTGGCATGCCTGACATGAGCGGCATGGGCGGCATGGGCGGAATGATGTAA